The following coding sequences lie in one Caproicibacterium argilliputei genomic window:
- a CDS encoding exosporium glycoprotein BclB-related protein, which translates to MHCVGPTGPTGPTGPQGPTGPAGTGATGATGPAGPQGPQGPQGVQGPTGPQGPQGVQGPQGPQGIQGPAGANGATGPTGATGPTGATGANGTAGATGPTGATGPTGATGANGTAGATGPTGATGPTGATGPTGPTGPTGATGPTGPTGPTGATGADGAIGPTGPTGATGPTGATGPTGPTGATGADGVIGPTGATGADGVIGPTGPTGADGVTGPTGATGPTGPTGATGADGAIGPTGPTGADGAIGPTGPTGADGAIGPTGPTGATGPTGATGPTGPTGPTGATGADGAIGPTGATGADGAIGPTGPTGADGAIGPTGPTGADGVTGPTGATGPTGPTGATGPTGPTGPAGDGAIIPFASGIPVAPTSIALGIAGLPALVAFGNSAVLSTVLGASIDLTGSAGTLANMSFSVPRDGTITDLTAYFSVVIALTLAGTDITVHAQLYESTTPDNIFSPISGAEVDLAPTIGGVISVGDIASGTVSGLSIPVTAGTRLLLVFTITSTGVSLVNTLTGYASGGVNIA; encoded by the coding sequence ATTCATTGTGTCGGCCCGACCGGTCCCACCGGTCCAACGGGTCCGCAGGGGCCCACGGGTCCGGCCGGAACAGGTGCAACAGGTGCAACAGGGCCTGCTGGCCCACAGGGTCCGCAAGGACCGCAGGGTGTGCAGGGTCCGACAGGTCCGCAGGGTCCACAGGGCGTGCAAGGACCGCAGGGGCCGCAAGGCATACAAGGTCCGGCAGGAGCAAATGGCGCAACAGGTCCGACTGGCGCAACGGGTCCGACTGGCGCGACCGGAGCAAATGGTACGGCTGGCGCGACAGGTCCGACTGGCGCAACGGGTCCGACTGGCGCGACCGGAGCAAATGGTACGGCTGGCGCGACAGGTCCGACTGGCGCAACGGGTCCGACTGGCGCAACAGGCCCGACTGGCCCCACAGGCCCCACTGGCGCGACAGGCCCCACTGGCCCCACAGGTCCAACTGGCGCAACGGGTGCTGATGGAGCGATCGGTCCAACCGGTCCGACTGGCGCAACGGGTCCGACAGGCGCGACCGGCCCCACAGGTCCAACTGGCGCAACGGGTGCTGATGGAGTGATCGGTCCAACTGGCGCAACGGGTGCTGATGGAGTGATCGGTCCAACCGGTCCGACGGGTGCTGATGGCGTAACGGGTCCGACAGGCGCGACCGGCCCCACAGGTCCAACTGGCGCAACGGGTGCTGATGGAGCGATCGGTCCAACCGGTCCGACGGGTGCTGATGGAGCGATCGGTCCAACCGGTCCGACCGGCGCTGATGGAGCGATCGGTCCAACCGGTCCGACTGGCGCAACGGGTCCGACAGGCGCGACCGGCCCCACCGGCCCCACAGGTCCAACTGGCGCAACGGGTGCTGATGGAGCGATCGGTCCAACCGGTGCGACCGGTGCTGATGGAGCGATCGGTCCAACCGGTCCGACCGGCGCTGATGGAGCGATCGGTCCAACCGGTCCGACCGGCGCTGATGGCGTAACGGGTCCGACTGGTGCGACCGGTCCTACCGGTCCCACAGGCGCAACTGGTCCCACCGGGCCGACAGGTCCGGCGGGAGATGGTGCGATCATTCCTTTTGCTTCGGGTATTCCGGTAGCGCCGACTTCGATTGCTTTGGGTATAGCGGGGCTTCCCGCACTTGTAGCTTTTGGTAACAGCGCTGTCTTGTCAACGGTTTTGGGCGCGTCTATTGATCTGACCGGTTCCGCAGGAACGCTTGCCAATATGTCATTCTCTGTTCCGCGCGACGGCACCATTACAGATCTGACAGCCTATTTCAGTGTTGTGATTGCACTTACGCTGGCTGGAACCGACATTACGGTTCATGCACAGCTTTATGAATCCACGACGCCGGACAACATTTTTTCGCCAATTTCAGGTGCAGAGGTTGATCTGGCACCGACGATCGGCGGCGTCATCAGCGTAGGAGATATAGCCTCCGGCACAGTAAGCGGACTGAGCATTCCCGTTACGGCGGGAACCAGACTGCTGCTGGTCTTTACCATTACGTCGACGGGTGTATCTCTGGTGAATACCTTGACCGGATACGCCAGCGGTGGCGTGAATATCGCTTAA